The Archocentrus centrarchus isolate MPI-CPG fArcCen1 chromosome 12, fArcCen1, whole genome shotgun sequence genome includes a window with the following:
- the bhmt gene encoding betaine--homocysteine S-methyltransferase 1: MAPAGEKKNILERLNAGEVVIGDGGFVFALEKRGYVKAGPWTPEAAAEHPEAVRQLHREFLRAGSNVMQTFTFYASDDKLENRGHTQRFTGRQINEAACDLAREVAKEGDALVAGGVSQTPAYLSCKSEEDVKAIFMKQIDVFVQKDVDFLIAEYFEHVEEAEWAVQVLKSTGKPVAASLCIGPEGDLNGVSPGDCAVRLVKAGADIVGINCHFDPETCVKTVKLMKEGVEKAGLKAHYMCQPLAYHTPDCSRQGFIDLPEFPFGLEPRILTRWDVHKYAREAYNAGIRFIGGCCGFEPYHIRAIAEELEAERGCLPAGSEKHGSWGSGLSMHTKPWVRARARRDYWEKLKPASGRPLCPSMSTPDSWGVTKGHTDLMQQKEATSKEQLEALFDKASQGH; the protein is encoded by the exons ATGGCACCAGCTGGAGAAAAGAAG AACATTTTGGAGCGCCTGAATGCGGGAGAGGTTGTTATCGGGGACGGAGGCTTTGTCTTCGCCCTTGAGAAGAGGGGTTATGTAAAAGCCGGGCCGTGGACACCCGAAGCTGCTGCCGAGCACCCCGAAGCCG TGCGGCAGCTGCACAGGGAGTTCCTCAGAGCCGGTTCCAATGTCATGCAGACATTCACTTTTTACGCCAGCGATGACAAACTGGAGAACAGGGGCCACACTCAGCGCTTCACT GGGCGCCAAATAAACGAAGCAGCTTGTGACCTGGCCAGGGAGGTGGCCAAAGAGGGCGATGCTCTGGTGGCAGGCGGAGTTTCCCAGACCCCGGCCTACCTCAGCTGCAAGAGTGAGGAGGACGTCAAGGCCATCTTCATGAAACAGATTGATGTCTTTGTCCAGAAAGATGTTGACTTCTTGATCGCAGAG TACTTTGAGCATGTGGAAGAGGCTGAGTGGGCTGTCCAGGTTTTGAAATCAACTGGCAAGCCAGTGGCTGCAAGTCTGTGTATTGGACCCGAAGGAGACCTGAATGGAGTCAGCCCTGGAGACTGTGCAGTCAGACTTGTCAAAGCTG GTGCTGATATTGTGGGCATTAACTGCCACTTTGACCCTGAGACCTGTGTGAAGACTGTGAAACTGATGAAGGAGGGTGTGGAGAAGGCTGGGCTGAAGGCTCACTACATGTGCCAGCCACTGGCCTATCACACTCCGGACTGCAGCCGCCAGGGATTCATTGACCTGCCAGAGTTCCCGTTCG GTCTTGAGCCAAGGATCTTGACCAGATGGGATGTGCATAAATATGCCCGGGAAGCATATAATGCTGGCATCCGCTTCATTGGAGGCTGCTGCGGATTCGAGCCTTATCACATCCGTGCCATAGCTGAGGAGCTGGAAGCTGAGCGGGGTTGCCTTCCTGCTGGGTCTGAGAAGCATGGTAGCTGGGGTAGTGGCCTGTCAATGCACACTAAGCCTTGGGTTAGAGCTAG GGCCCGTCGTGACTACTGGGAGAAGCTGAAGCCTGCCTCTGGCCGCCCCCTCTGCCCCTCCATGTCCACACCTGATAGCTGGGGCGTCACCAAAGGCCACACTGACCTGATGCAACAAAAGGAGGCTACTTCCAAGGAGCAGCTGGAGGCTCTGTTTGACAAAGCCAGCcaaggtcactga